In one window of Rhizobium sp. ACO-34A DNA:
- a CDS encoding TIGR01244 family protein, with the protein MDIRQINEEYSVSGQITVDDLDEIKAQGFKSIVCHRPDGEEPGQPDFADIAARAEELGIKIKHVPVGPMGVTEEAISGMMDALDDFDRPMLGYCRSGARSTNTYQKTLQLRG; encoded by the coding sequence ATGGATATCAGGCAGATCAACGAAGAGTATTCCGTCTCCGGCCAGATCACGGTCGACGATCTCGACGAGATCAAGGCGCAGGGTTTCAAGTCGATCGTTTGCCATCGGCCCGATGGTGAAGAGCCGGGCCAGCCGGACTTTGCCGACATCGCTGCACGGGCCGAGGAACTCGGTATCAAGATCAAGCATGTGCCGGTCGGCCCCATGGGCGTGACCGAGGAAGCCATCAGCGGCATGATGGACGCGCTCGACGATTTCGACCGTCCGATGCTCGGCTATTGCCGTTCCGGTGCGCGTTCCACCAACACCTATCAGAAGACGCTGCAGCTTCGCGGCTGA